In a single window of the Phaeobacter sp. G2 genome:
- the hemH gene encoding ferrochelatase — MLDSSAPATCPAHAPADHPKIKGEKVGILLANLGTPDDYSYWPMRRYLGEFLSDKRVIDYPSWKWQPLLQLIILTKRPFSSGAAYKSIWNHDKGESPLMTITKDQTAKMSGVMSQRYGDQVMVDYCMRYGNPSTKSKVRAMVEAGCQKILFVPLYPHYAGATSGTANDQFFRALMEETWQPAARTIQPYFDQPSYIEALARSVEEAYGKADKRPDILVVSYHGMPKRYLMQGDPYHCQCQKTTRLLRERLGWDDTQITTTFQSVFGPEEWLKPYTVDHVATLAKEGKKNIAVMAPAFSADCIETLEEINEEIKESFEEAGGEDFLYIPCLNDDDDHIAALAGVIENNLKGWLD, encoded by the coding sequence ATGTTGGATTCTTCCGCTCCCGCCACCTGCCCCGCCCACGCGCCAGCAGATCATCCAAAGATCAAAGGCGAAAAGGTCGGCATCCTGCTGGCAAACCTCGGCACTCCGGATGATTACAGCTATTGGCCGATGCGCCGCTATCTGGGCGAATTCCTGTCAGACAAGCGTGTGATCGACTACCCATCCTGGAAATGGCAGCCGCTGTTGCAATTGATCATCCTGACCAAACGGCCATTTTCCTCGGGCGCGGCTTATAAATCGATCTGGAATCACGACAAGGGCGAAAGCCCGCTGATGACCATCACCAAAGACCAGACAGCCAAGATGTCTGGGGTGATGTCCCAGCGGTATGGCGATCAGGTCATGGTCGATTACTGCATGCGCTATGGCAACCCGTCGACGAAATCCAAAGTCCGCGCCATGGTTGAGGCCGGCTGCCAAAAGATCCTGTTTGTGCCGCTCTACCCGCATTATGCCGGCGCCACATCCGGCACTGCCAATGACCAGTTCTTTCGCGCCCTGATGGAGGAAACCTGGCAACCGGCTGCGCGCACGATTCAACCCTATTTTGACCAACCCTCCTATATTGAGGCCCTGGCCCGCTCGGTGGAAGAGGCCTATGGTAAGGCCGACAAACGTCCCGACATTCTGGTGGTCTCCTACCATGGCATGCCAAAACGCTATCTGATGCAGGGGGATCCCTACCACTGTCAGTGTCAGAAAACCACGCGACTGCTGCGCGAGCGGCTCGGATGGGACGACACGCAGATCACCACCACGTTTCAATCGGTCTTTGGCCCAGAGGAATGGCTGAAACCCTATACCGTCGATCACGTTGCTACCCTGGCCAAAGAAGGCAAGAAAAACATCGCGGTAATGGCCCCGGCCTTTTCCGCCGACTGCATCGAGACCCTGGAAGAAATCAACGAAGAGATCAAAGAGAGCTTTGAAGAGGCCGGCGGCGAGGACTTCCTCTATATCCCCTGCCTCAACGATGATGACGACCATATCGCGGCGCTCGCCGGCGTCATCGAGAATAATCTCAAAGGTTGGCTGGACTAA
- a CDS encoding aminotransferase class III-fold pyridoxal phosphate-dependent enzyme, with protein sequence MNLQHWADALNSHWGITADLRRLDGEYDLNFMATDTEGTGYILKAMRPGCEAWLVEMQVQAFQHIATRSPDLPCPRVIPAADGAAMLSLPDAEGAARLCWVLECLPGKCYANAAPKTLSLIHEVGAVLGGAGKALADFQHLGLQRDFKWDLMRAGWVGSEIDSIAEPARQSLIREIDTEFAKLEPVLATLPKQAIHNDANDYNIMVTGELTAPRQVSGLIDLGDICAAPRVCDLAIAAAYIVLDHADPEAALAALVAGYHSAYPLTPQEVDLVYPLLRMRLAVSVVNSTLMAAENPDDPYVTISQAPAWRFLEGVGIHPGLLSARLRAACDMPVVDGADRVMQWIKSERGNFANIMGEDLSDAPMGSLSVENSTWPQNPFHMPLTEAARVGEEFEDGGKIWLGYYHEPRLIYAEPAFRKGPYKASNRRTVHLAVDAFAPAGTPMFAPLAGEVFVVENRTGHLDYGGVIILRHVTPAGDPFYTLYGHLNPECCSRLKVGDQIEQGAAFCRLGDASMNGGWAPHVHFQLALTTQGIEADWPGVGDPDEMYLWRALCPNPAALLNLPDDKCRYEPTSKEAIQQGRKDHFGGNLSLTYADPVMLVRGWKHHLFDEWGRPYLDAYNNVPHVGHAHPRIQAIAADQLKRMNSNTRYLHPAQTAFADKILSKLPDHLEVCFFVNSGSEANELALRLARAHTGAKGMVTPDHGYHGNTTGAIDVSAYKFNAKGGIGKSDWVELVEVADDYRGSYRRDDPNRAQKFADLVDPAIAALQQRGNGIAGFIAETFPSVGGQIIPPKGYLPAVYDKIRAAGGICIADEVQTGLGRLGEYYFGFEHQGASPDIVVMGKPIGNGHPIGVLVTTRAIADSFAKGPEFFSTFGGSTLSCRMGKEVLDIVDDEALQQNARMMGAGLITGLTALQDKHASIGDVRGMGLFLGVELITEDGSEATQICSYVKNRMRDHRILIGSEGPKDNILKIRPPLTIDSEGVEMILAALDSILSEVAQS encoded by the coding sequence ATGAACCTACAGCACTGGGCTGATGCCCTGAATTCCCATTGGGGCATCACCGCAGATCTGCGCCGCTTGGACGGCGAATATGATCTCAACTTCATGGCTACAGACACAGAGGGCACCGGCTATATTCTCAAGGCCATGCGCCCCGGCTGCGAGGCCTGGCTGGTCGAGATGCAGGTGCAGGCCTTTCAACATATCGCCACCCGCAGCCCGGATCTGCCCTGCCCACGGGTTATCCCTGCCGCTGACGGTGCTGCCATGTTGTCGCTGCCGGACGCAGAGGGCGCTGCGCGGTTGTGCTGGGTGCTCGAATGCCTGCCCGGCAAATGCTACGCCAATGCCGCCCCCAAAACCCTGTCGTTGATCCATGAGGTCGGCGCGGTGCTGGGCGGCGCAGGCAAGGCTCTGGCCGATTTCCAGCACCTCGGATTGCAGCGCGATTTCAAATGGGACCTGATGCGCGCCGGCTGGGTAGGCTCTGAAATCGACTCCATTGCGGAGCCCGCCAGACAGAGCCTTATTCGGGAGATCGACACTGAGTTTGCCAAGTTAGAGCCTGTTTTGGCGACCCTCCCCAAGCAGGCCATCCACAATGATGCCAATGATTACAACATCATGGTCACCGGTGAGCTGACCGCGCCACGCCAGGTTTCAGGCCTGATTGATCTGGGCGATATATGCGCCGCGCCGCGTGTCTGTGACCTGGCGATTGCCGCCGCCTATATCGTGCTGGATCACGCAGATCCCGAGGCGGCGCTGGCCGCATTGGTGGCAGGCTATCACAGCGCCTATCCGCTGACCCCGCAGGAAGTTGATCTGGTCTATCCGTTGCTGCGGATGCGACTGGCAGTCAGCGTGGTGAATTCGACCCTGATGGCGGCGGAAAACCCCGATGACCCCTATGTGACCATTTCCCAGGCCCCCGCCTGGCGCTTTCTCGAAGGGGTGGGCATCCACCCCGGATTGCTGTCGGCGCGGCTGCGGGCCGCCTGCGACATGCCAGTCGTGGATGGTGCCGATCGTGTCATGCAATGGATCAAGTCTGAGCGCGGCAATTTTGCCAACATCATGGGCGAAGACCTGTCTGATGCCCCCATGGGCTCGCTCTCGGTGGAAAACTCCACCTGGCCGCAGAACCCATTCCACATGCCCCTGACAGAGGCCGCGCGGGTTGGGGAAGAATTCGAAGATGGCGGCAAGATCTGGCTGGGGTATTACCACGAGCCACGGCTGATCTACGCCGAACCCGCCTTTCGCAAAGGGCCCTACAAGGCCAGCAACCGGCGCACTGTACATCTGGCAGTGGACGCCTTTGCCCCGGCTGGCACGCCTATGTTTGCGCCCCTGGCCGGCGAGGTCTTTGTGGTGGAAAACCGCACCGGGCATCTTGATTATGGCGGGGTGATCATCCTGCGCCATGTGACCCCGGCGGGAGATCCGTTTTACACGCTTTACGGCCATCTCAACCCCGAATGCTGCTCCCGGCTCAAGGTTGGCGACCAAATTGAGCAAGGCGCCGCGTTCTGCCGCCTGGGCGATGCCAGCATGAATGGTGGCTGGGCGCCACATGTGCATTTCCAGCTGGCGCTGACCACCCAAGGGATCGAGGCCGACTGGCCCGGCGTTGGTGACCCGGACGAGATGTATCTGTGGCGGGCCCTCTGCCCCAATCCGGCGGCGCTACTGAACCTGCCAGATGACAAGTGTCGCTATGAACCCACCAGCAAGGAGGCGATTCAACAGGGTCGCAAGGATCATTTTGGCGGCAATCTCAGCCTCACCTATGCTGATCCGGTGATGCTGGTGCGCGGCTGGAAACACCATCTTTTTGATGAATGGGGGCGCCCCTACCTGGACGCCTATAACAACGTACCCCACGTCGGCCACGCCCATCCCCGCATTCAGGCCATAGCGGCGGACCAGCTGAAACGGATGAACTCCAACACCCGCTACCTGCACCCGGCGCAAACCGCCTTTGCCGATAAGATCCTGTCCAAGCTTCCGGACCATTTGGAGGTGTGCTTTTTTGTCAATTCCGGCAGTGAAGCCAACGAGCTGGCTCTGCGATTGGCCCGCGCCCATACTGGTGCCAAAGGCATGGTCACGCCAGATCACGGCTATCACGGCAACACCACCGGGGCGATTGACGTCTCTGCCTATAAATTCAACGCCAAGGGCGGCATTGGCAAATCTGATTGGGTCGAGCTTGTCGAAGTTGCGGATGACTATCGTGGCAGCTATCGCCGCGATGATCCTAACCGGGCGCAGAAGTTTGCCGATCTGGTAGATCCCGCCATTGCCGCGTTGCAACAGCGCGGCAATGGAATCGCCGGCTTTATCGCTGAGACCTTTCCCTCGGTTGGGGGCCAGATCATCCCCCCCAAGGGCTACCTGCCAGCGGTCTATGACAAGATCCGCGCCGCGGGGGGCATTTGTATCGCTGATGAGGTTCAGACCGGATTGGGCCGTCTGGGAGAGTATTATTTTGGCTTTGAACACCAGGGCGCCAGCCCTGATATCGTGGTCATGGGCAAACCCATTGGCAATGGCCATCCCATTGGCGTGCTGGTCACCACCCGCGCCATCGCCGACAGCTTTGCCAAGGGGCCTGAGTTCTTTTCGACCTTTGGCGGCTCAACACTGTCCTGTCGCATGGGCAAAGAGGTTCTGGACATCGTGGATGACGAAGCCCTGCAGCAGAACGCCCGCATGATGGGCGCAGGACTGATCACGGGCCTCACGGCATTGCAGGACAAACACGCCAGCATTGGTGATGTGCGCGGCATGGGGCTGTTTCTGGGGGTAGAGCTGATCACAGAGGATGGGTCTGAGGCGACGCAGATCTGTTCCTATGTGAAAAACCGCATGCGGGACCATCGTATTCTGATCGGCAGCGAAGGGCCAAAGGACAACATCCTCAAGATCCGCCCGCCTTTGACCATTGATAGTGAAGGGGTCGAGATGATTCTGGCCGCTTTGGACAGCATTTTGTCCGAGGTCGCGCAGTCCTAG
- a CDS encoding L,D-transpeptidase family protein, translating into MTRSFFNGGSRRQFLAGTAAMIASPALSQVAPEPEEEQAFDPLRPPPEPEPPVKRNISAFRAKRWQPYFDHLRKGAILVDIDSRALHYWSEDGNNYRLFPSSVPLSNDLTRRGRTSITRKVDGPGWAPTPNMRKRNPEWPAYIPPGPDNPLGTHALYLGWKYYRIHGTHDTRKIGRRSSNGCIGLYNEHIAELFEMAKVGTQVLLI; encoded by the coding sequence ATGACACGATCCTTTTTCAATGGCGGTTCCCGTCGGCAGTTCCTTGCTGGAACTGCAGCCATGATAGCCTCACCTGCCTTGTCCCAAGTGGCGCCAGAACCTGAGGAAGAACAAGCCTTTGACCCATTGCGCCCGCCGCCCGAACCAGAACCGCCGGTAAAGCGAAATATCTCTGCTTTTCGGGCAAAACGCTGGCAGCCGTACTTTGATCATCTGCGCAAGGGAGCGATTCTTGTGGATATCGACAGCCGCGCTTTGCACTACTGGTCTGAAGATGGGAATAACTACAGACTTTTCCCCTCATCTGTCCCGCTGTCGAACGATCTGACCCGTCGGGGGCGAACGTCAATCACCCGTAAAGTAGACGGGCCCGGCTGGGCGCCGACACCGAATATGCGTAAGCGCAATCCGGAGTGGCCCGCCTACATTCCCCCCGGTCCTGATAACCCATTGGGAACACATGCTTTATACCTGGGTTGGAAGTACTATCGGATCCACGGAACCCACGACACGCGCAAGATTGGCCGCAGATCTTCCAATGGCTGTATCGGGCTCTATAACGAGCATATCGCCGAGCTGTTTGAGATGGCGAAAGTGGGTACGCAAGTGTTGCTTATTTGA